GCTGTCAAAAAAGTTAAATTTAATATTATAGGGACAAATTGTTCAAGATCAGTCACTGAATTATTTCTTACAATTTTTAATAATCCTCGAATTTGATCCCGCAAAATTTTAGGATTATTTTTTTCTATCCTATCAATAACTTCATCAAAATTTTTAATATCTTTCGATTCCTCCTTAATTTTTTTCTTAAGCTCAAATAACTTATCAGAATAATTTCTATAATGATTATTATTTATAAAACGCTTTCCCTTTTCATCTCCTAATTGATGCTCTGCAATTTTTATGTCTTCATCAATGCTAAATACTAAAAGCATCTTATTTTTTACAATTACATTAACGAAAGAGTTTTGATATTTTTGAGGTACAGAATATTTATTCCCTAAAAATGAAAGTAAACTAACTTTATCCACAAGTCTTTTTTTGTAACTCAATTCTTTAGATTTATAAATATTGCAAAGAGTAATTTCTTCTTTAAATAATGCAGACGGGGATTCATTTGTTATTGAGTGTATTTCATTATTTACACGACTTAACCAATCAGTAGATTTTATTCTAATATCTGCCAATGATAAAAACTTATCGCCATATAAAAAATCTTCCTTAACCTCTTTAACAGCTCGTTCAACTTTACCTTTACTTTCGGGATCGTACCCTTCACAAACTTGGGGTGTGAAATTATTTTCAAGAGCAAATTGATGAAATTTTTCATTCAACCAAACCTCTCGATACCTCTCATTTATTACAACAAGTTTAGTCTGATCATAAACATATTCTTTTGATTTATAACCAAAAAAAGTAAATGCTTCTGTATGAGATTTTATAAAATCTAAAGTATTAAATGGTCTATCCTGAAAATAAACATACTTCATTCTGCTAAATGAAAATATAAAAACTACAAAATAAATTTTATAAT
Above is a window of Bacteroidota bacterium DNA encoding:
- the istA gene encoding IS21 family transposase, yielding MKGVKVYHTIKVLSDRGFSIRSISKNLGISKTTVLKYLKITGSNDLSKLISVQRVSEFDQYNAYLKDQLEAYPSMRITKLYRKLKEKYPSLNCGKRALHNYVQKMSLVKKGSSKRYYEPIETSPGLQVQVDPGESKVKFEDGNNYKIYFVVFIFSFSRMKYVYFQDRPFNTLDFIKSHTEAFTFFGYKSKEYVYDQTKLVVINERYREVWLNEKFHQFALENNFTPQVCEGYDPESKGKVERAVKEVKEDFLYGDKFLSLADIRIKSTDWLSRVNNEIHSITNESPSALFKEEITLCNIYKSKELSYKKRLVDKVSLLSFLGNKYSVPQKYQNSFVNVIVKNKMLLVFSIDEDIKIAEHQLGDEKGKRFINNNHYRNYSDKLFELKKKIKEESKDIKNFDEVIDRIEKNNPKILRDQIRGLLKIVRNNSVTDLEQFVPIILNLTFLTA